One Aliiroseovarius sediminilitoris DNA window includes the following coding sequences:
- a CDS encoding ArdC family protein, producing MAPKFDVYAHVTDTIIAEIEAGTPPWRKPWTGSASGVALPTRHNGEEYRGINILMLWVMAAKNGYVSSRWMTYKQAQELGGQVRKGETSSTVVKYGTFTRETELGIEEELPYARAYRVFNADQIEGLPKDYYIRPEAPRDLGTVEDPELEAFFGRTGAEILTSDDPRAYYSPARDHIHMPPIATFHNAEGYYGTLAHEVIHWTGSEKRLERIKKFANREAYAFEELVAEIGACFLGAQIGVAPEFGQSAAYVEGWLKALKDDKRAIFRAASDAQKAADFVLAAAGQSKEVAA from the coding sequence ATGGCACCGAAGTTTGATGTTTATGCCCATGTCACCGACACCATTATTGCAGAGATCGAGGCGGGCACGCCGCCTTGGCGCAAGCCGTGGACCGGAAGCGCGTCCGGCGTTGCCTTGCCGACCCGACACAATGGCGAGGAGTATCGCGGGATTAATATCCTGATGCTCTGGGTCATGGCGGCCAAGAATGGCTATGTTTCGAGCCGCTGGATGACCTACAAACAGGCGCAGGAGCTGGGCGGCCAAGTCCGCAAAGGCGAAACGTCGTCGACCGTGGTCAAATACGGGACGTTCACCCGAGAGACCGAATTGGGCATTGAGGAAGAACTGCCCTATGCGCGCGCCTATCGCGTGTTCAATGCCGATCAAATCGAGGGTTTGCCGAAGGATTACTACATCCGGCCCGAGGCCCCGCGCGACCTTGGGACGGTGGAAGATCCGGAGCTCGAGGCGTTTTTTGGCCGGACAGGGGCGGAGATCCTCACCAGCGACGACCCGCGCGCCTATTACAGCCCCGCGAGAGATCATATCCACATGCCGCCGATTGCCACGTTTCATAATGCGGAAGGCTACTATGGGACTTTGGCCCATGAGGTGATCCATTGGACCGGCAGCGAAAAGCGGCTGGAGCGCATCAAGAAGTTTGCGAACCGTGAGGCCTATGCCTTTGAAGAGCTGGTTGCTGAAATTGGAGCCTGTTTCCTCGGCGCTCAGATCGGGGTTGCGCCGGAGTTTGGCCAAAGCGCGGCATATGTCGAAGGATGGTTGAAGGCATTGAAAGACGACAAGAGGGCTATTTTTCGCGCGGCGTCTGATGCGCAAAAGGCTGCCGATTTTGTCCTAGCAGCTGCAGGTCAGAGCAAGGAGGTGGCAGCATGA